From a single Lolium rigidum isolate FL_2022 chromosome 7, APGP_CSIRO_Lrig_0.1, whole genome shotgun sequence genomic region:
- the LOC124679005 gene encoding MADS-box transcription factor 26-like — MARGKVQMRRIENPVHRQVTFCKRRMGLLKKAKELSVLCDADIGVMVFSPHGKIYELATNGNMQGLIERYKGSNTEAQIESSKQKNPQIIQQEVLLLRQEIDLLQKGLRYMYGAKDMDHMNLHELQVLESNLEIWVHNIRSTKMEIISREIEILKNKEGILKATNDLLQERVIEQSGILDTGSNMMISHFPFQRTMESGHYF, encoded by the exons ATGGCCCGTGGTAAGGttcagatgagaaggatagaaaaCCCAGTGCACAGGCAGGTCACCTTCTGTAAGCGGCGGATGGGCCTCCTCAAGAAGGCCAAGGAGCTATCTGTTTTATGCGATGCTGATATTGGTGTCATGGTGTTCTCTCCTCATGGCAAGATTTATGAGTTGGCCACCAACgg GAACATGCAAGGCTTAATTGAGAGGTACAAGGGTAGCAACACAGAAGCACAAATTGAAAGTAGCAAGCAGAAAAACCCTCAG ATAATACAACAAGAGGTACTACTCTTGAGGCAAGAAATTGACTTACTTCAGAAAGGCTTAAG ATACATGTATGGAGCAAAAGATATGGACCACATGAATCTTCATGAGCTCCAAGTCCTGGAGAGTAATCTTGAAATTTGGGTACACAACATTCGCTCTACAAAG ATGGAGATCATATCTAGGGAGATTGAGATTCTCAAGAACAAG GAAGGCATACTGAAGGCTACCAACGATTTACTTCAAGAAAGG GTAATTGAGCAGAGTGGGATTCTGGACACGGGCAGCAACATGATGATATCACACTTCCCCTTCCAGCGAACCATGGAGAGTGGCCACTACTTCTAG